The Lycium ferocissimum isolate CSIRO_LF1 chromosome 10, AGI_CSIRO_Lferr_CH_V1, whole genome shotgun sequence genome window below encodes:
- the LOC132035182 gene encoding fruit-specific protein-like, with product MISMETKHSLLKFAIFFTILLTATAVDLTRTSEMKMMTLGAGLPLSISMIKMKLLPNHGFWDWTCNRECSSDAECSDGVMCRTCWYHYRPNSDRYVYHCSLLPN from the exons ATGATTAGCATGGAAACGAAGCATTCTTTACTCAAGTTTGCTATTTTCTTCACAATTCTCCTTACTGCTACTGCAG TTGATTTGACTCGAACCTcagagatgaaaatgatgacactGGGAGCTGGCTTGCCATTATCTATATCAATGATAAAAATGAAATTACTTCCAAATCATGGATTTTGGGACTGGACTTGTAATAGAGAATGCAGTTCTGATGCCGAATGCTCTGATGGTGTGATGTGCAGGACTTGTTGGTATCATTATCGGCCAAACAGTGATCGTTATGTTTATCATTGTAGCCTGTTGCCAAATTGA